From the genome of Colwellia psychrerythraea 34H, one region includes:
- the tmk gene encoding dTMP kinase produces MSTGKFIVIEGMEGAGKSSAIAVIESTLNKHGIEYINTREPGGTPLAESLRDMVKSVDHQEKLTVETELLLMYASRSQLLANKILPALAAGKWVIGDRHDLSSRAYQGGGRGFDETIMNTISDITLKGFRPDITLYLDIDPHIGLSRAKARGDLDRIELEKMEFFIRVHNKYRELAEQDDSIITVDAAQAMLKVHQDVEKAVIGFITNTDKG; encoded by the coding sequence ATGTCTACAGGAAAATTTATTGTCATTGAAGGCATGGAAGGTGCTGGTAAGTCCTCGGCTATTGCAGTCATTGAAAGTACCCTAAATAAACATGGTATTGAGTATATTAATACCAGAGAGCCCGGTGGAACCCCTTTAGCTGAATCCTTACGTGATATGGTTAAATCGGTAGATCATCAAGAAAAACTTACTGTGGAAACAGAGTTACTCCTTATGTATGCCAGTCGCAGTCAATTACTTGCCAATAAAATATTACCTGCTCTAGCTGCTGGAAAGTGGGTGATAGGCGACCGTCATGATTTAAGCTCGCGCGCTTATCAAGGGGGAGGTCGAGGGTTTGACGAAACGATAATGAATACCATCAGTGATATCACGTTAAAAGGCTTTCGTCCTGATATTACCCTTTATTTAGACATAGACCCGCATATTGGCTTATCTCGTGCGAAAGCAAGGGGTGATCTAGATCGCATTGAATTAGAAAAAATGGAATTTTTTATTCGTGTTCATAATAAGTATCGAGAACTCGCCGAACAAGATGACTCCATTATTACCGTTGATGCAGCACAAGCAATGTTAAAAGTGCATCAAGACGTAGAAAAAGCTGTTATTGGCTTTATTACTAACACGGATAAAGGTTAG
- a CDS encoding DNA polymerase III subunit delta', whose product MLQICHEKQVQLSRQYQQDTLAHAIIIQGIEGAGQGALAKWLIELLICQNPLSTTNAAGTETISEACGQCKACLLKKSDNYPDHLLLKSENKTLGVDDIRRGNAFLEKTAHLGKVKTILIPQAQVMTIAAANALLKTLEEPSANSYIVLITDDLDSLLPTIISRCAVYAIRPMIGEALLAQLKVSNLGDVQLSSSAPLTNKANDTAYINLSHLPELTDKIVHQEFQVFNQYLLDYLLHGQSEEKLLSQIVDNKYSLRWLEKITCNLMREYYLVNATDQTLLLIKQKISVQVLNQIYQAIITSNKLIKSYLQANRQFVGEQLLMTINDIVRP is encoded by the coding sequence ATGCTACAAATTTGCCACGAAAAGCAAGTGCAATTGAGCCGACAATACCAACAAGATACCTTAGCACATGCCATTATCATTCAAGGTATAGAAGGTGCTGGGCAAGGTGCATTGGCAAAGTGGTTAATTGAGTTGTTAATATGTCAAAATCCGTTATCAACAACTAATGCTGCTGGAACTGAAACCATCAGTGAAGCCTGTGGTCAATGTAAGGCCTGCCTGCTTAAGAAAAGTGATAACTATCCAGACCACTTATTGTTGAAGAGCGAGAATAAAACTTTAGGGGTTGACGACATTCGTCGTGGCAATGCATTTCTAGAAAAGACTGCCCACCTAGGCAAGGTGAAAACGATATTGATACCACAAGCTCAGGTAATGACTATTGCTGCAGCTAATGCATTACTAAAAACATTAGAGGAGCCAAGTGCCAATAGTTATATTGTATTAATTACAGACGATCTTGATAGCTTATTACCGACAATAATAAGTCGGTGTGCTGTTTATGCCATTAGACCTATGATAGGCGAGGCCTTGTTGGCACAACTCAAGGTATCGAACCTTGGCGATGTTCAACTATCAAGTAGTGCTCCTTTGACTAATAAAGCTAATGACACTGCTTATATTAATTTATCTCATTTACCTGAATTAACCGATAAAATTGTTCATCAAGAATTTCAGGTTTTTAATCAATATTTATTAGATTATTTACTACATGGTCAAAGTGAAGAAAAGTTATTGAGTCAGATTGTTGATAATAAGTACAGTTTACGTTGGTTAGAAAAAATAACCTGTAATCTAATGAGAGAATATTACCTTGTTAATGCAACGGATCAGACCTTATTGCTTATTAAACAGAAAATTTCAGTGCAAGTGCTTAATCAAATATATCAAGCTATCATCACTAGTAATAAACTGATAAAATCTTATCTTCAAGCTAATCGACAATTCGTCGGTGAACAGTTACTTATGACGATAAATGATATCGTTAGACCATAG
- a CDS encoding PilZ domain-containing protein, which produces MVPLNVEFYSDRDLYLGFMPFLNEGGIFVRTPRQYDLGDEVELHILLPDALEESIVQGEVCWLTPVGAQNGTPPGVGITFVKDPEKVRHQIEQIIARHLNSSEPTLTM; this is translated from the coding sequence TTGGTTCCATTAAACGTAGAGTTTTATTCCGACCGTGATTTATATCTTGGCTTTATGCCCTTTCTTAATGAGGGTGGTATTTTTGTACGTACACCGCGTCAGTACGACTTAGGCGATGAAGTTGAATTACATATATTATTGCCAGATGCACTAGAAGAGTCCATCGTTCAAGGTGAAGTTTGTTGGCTGACTCCCGTTGGCGCACAAAATGGTACACCTCCCGGTGTTGGTATTACTTTTGTTAAAGATCCGGAAAAAGTTCGTCATCAAATTGAGCAAATAATTGCTCGACATTTAAATTCTTCAGAGCCAACACTAACTATGTAG